In the genome of Vanacampus margaritifer isolate UIUO_Vmar chromosome 1, RoL_Vmar_1.0, whole genome shotgun sequence, one region contains:
- the mok gene encoding MAPK/MAK/MRK overlapping kinase isoform X4 — translation MLITIKVIFITRYSHSNARSKHERGKEMRRYKIIKKIGEGSFSVVVKTQSLKDGKMYACKTMKQTINSVEQANNLREVQAMRRLSPHANIIHLHELIFDKETGTVSLICELMEMNMYEFIKERQTPTPDHTVKHYMYQLCKSLDHMHSCGIFHRDVKPENILVKQNVLKLGDFGSCRSVNSKPPHTEYISTRWYRAPECLLTDGYYSLKMDIWSAGCVFFEIMSLNPLFPGANELDQIGKIHDVLGTPEQCVLRKFKQRWNGKVSSRCHIPSRSRAMHFNFPVKKGSGISRLLPNCAAPAVSLLYQMLAYDADERITAATALRHAYFRELRLAEKKCEHIPGVCGLFEGVEKKAPHITSNLLWRPSRLSKQMRGRHTRPTPLITHNTKHAAEPLSRRNASHYELPKLKMAAPGPQRSFPGSTLPGFTLSHRGILPAIAAKKCQSRLAKANHESQPAGLKTGFMPPLDRKHGGY, via the exons GctacaaaataatcaaaaagaTTGGTGAGGGTTCATTCTCCGTGGTGGTGAAAACTCAGAGTCTGAAGGATGGCAAGATGTACGCGTGCAAGACGATGAAGCAGACTATTAACAG TGTGGAACAGGCCAACAACCTGCGGGAAGTTCAGGCGATGAGGAGGCTCAGCCCACATGCAAATATCATCCACCTGCATGAACTCATTTT TGACAAGGAAACGGGCACCGTGTCTTTGATCTGTGAGCTGATGGAGATGAACATGTATGAGTTTATTAAAG AGAGACAAACGCCAACGCCTGATCATACGGTCAAACACTACATGTACCAGCTGTGCAAGTCGCTCGACCACATGCACAG CTGCGGGATCTTCCACAGAGATGTGAAGCCAGAAAACATTCTTGTCAAA CAAAACGTTCTTAAGCTGGGCGATTTCGGCTCGTGCAGGAGCGTGAACTCCAAGCCGCCGCACACAGAATACATCTCCACGCGCTGGTACCGGGCCCCCGAGTGTCTCCTGACCGACGGCTACTATAGCTTGAAGATGGACATCTGGAGCGCCGGCTGCGTCTTCTTTGAGATTATGAG CTTGAATCCTCTCTTCCCCGGCGCCAACGAGCTGGACCAGATCGGCAAGATCCACGACGTGCTGGGCACTCCCGAGCAATGCGTTCTGCGCAAATTCAAGCA GAGATGGAACGGGAAGGTATCATCACGCTGTCACATTCCATCCAGGTCTCGGGCCATGCACTTTAATTTCCCCGTTAAGAAGGGCAGCGGGATCTCGCGTCTGCTGCCCAACTGCGCCGCTCCCGCGGTGTCTCTGCTCTACCAGATGCTGGCTTACGACGCCGACGAACGCATCACGGCCGCCACGGCCTTGAGGCACGCCTACTTTAGGGAGCTACG GTTGGCAGAGAAAAAATGCGAACATATTCCTGGAGTATGTGGGCTGTTTGAAGGCgtggaaaaaaaagcacctcACATCACTTCCAACCTCTTGTGGCGACCCTCTCGACTTAGCAAACAAATGAGAGGCAGACACACCAGACCCACCCCTTTAATTACT CACAACACGAAGCATGCAGCCGAACCACTCAGCCGACGCAATGCCAGTCATTACGAGCTGCCCAAACTCAAGATGGCTGCCCCGGGGCCGCAGCGCTCCTTCCCGGGCTCCACGCTGCCCGGCTTCACCCTCAGCCACCGGGGCATTCTGCCGGCCATCGCCGCTAAGAAGTGCCAATCACGCTTGGCCAAG GCCAACCACGAGTCACAGCCGGCTGGCCTGAAGACGGGCTTCATGCCGCCCCTGGACAGGAAACACGGAGGCTACTGA
- the mok gene encoding MAPK/MAK/MRK overlapping kinase isoform X2 — protein MWANLRNACKTAANSDWSNRSQEPGDKGGELAVTAHLWKKGYKIIKKIGEGSFSVVVKTQSLKDGKMYACKTMKQTINSVEQANNLREVQAMRRLSPHANIIHLHELIFDKETGTVSLICELMEMNMYEFIKERQTPTPDHTVKHYMYQLCKSLDHMHSCGIFHRDVKPENILVKQNVLKLGDFGSCRSVNSKPPHTEYISTRWYRAPECLLTDGYYSLKMDIWSAGCVFFEIMSLNPLFPGANELDQIGKIHDVLGTPEQCVLRKFKQRWNGKVSSRCHIPSRSRAMHFNFPVKKGSGISRLLPNCAAPAVSLLYQMLAYDADERITAATALRHAYFRELRLAEKKCEHIPGVCGLFEGVEKKAPHITSNLLWRPSRLSKQMRGRHTRPTPLITHNTKHAAEPLSRRNASHYELPKLKMAAPGPQRSFPGSTLPGFTLSHRGILPAIAAKKCQSRLAKANHESQPAGLKTGFMPPLDRKHGGY, from the exons GctacaaaataatcaaaaagaTTGGTGAGGGTTCATTCTCCGTGGTGGTGAAAACTCAGAGTCTGAAGGATGGCAAGATGTACGCGTGCAAGACGATGAAGCAGACTATTAACAG TGTGGAACAGGCCAACAACCTGCGGGAAGTTCAGGCGATGAGGAGGCTCAGCCCACATGCAAATATCATCCACCTGCATGAACTCATTTT TGACAAGGAAACGGGCACCGTGTCTTTGATCTGTGAGCTGATGGAGATGAACATGTATGAGTTTATTAAAG AGAGACAAACGCCAACGCCTGATCATACGGTCAAACACTACATGTACCAGCTGTGCAAGTCGCTCGACCACATGCACAG CTGCGGGATCTTCCACAGAGATGTGAAGCCAGAAAACATTCTTGTCAAA CAAAACGTTCTTAAGCTGGGCGATTTCGGCTCGTGCAGGAGCGTGAACTCCAAGCCGCCGCACACAGAATACATCTCCACGCGCTGGTACCGGGCCCCCGAGTGTCTCCTGACCGACGGCTACTATAGCTTGAAGATGGACATCTGGAGCGCCGGCTGCGTCTTCTTTGAGATTATGAG CTTGAATCCTCTCTTCCCCGGCGCCAACGAGCTGGACCAGATCGGCAAGATCCACGACGTGCTGGGCACTCCCGAGCAATGCGTTCTGCGCAAATTCAAGCA GAGATGGAACGGGAAGGTATCATCACGCTGTCACATTCCATCCAGGTCTCGGGCCATGCACTTTAATTTCCCCGTTAAGAAGGGCAGCGGGATCTCGCGTCTGCTGCCCAACTGCGCCGCTCCCGCGGTGTCTCTGCTCTACCAGATGCTGGCTTACGACGCCGACGAACGCATCACGGCCGCCACGGCCTTGAGGCACGCCTACTTTAGGGAGCTACG GTTGGCAGAGAAAAAATGCGAACATATTCCTGGAGTATGTGGGCTGTTTGAAGGCgtggaaaaaaaagcacctcACATCACTTCCAACCTCTTGTGGCGACCCTCTCGACTTAGCAAACAAATGAGAGGCAGACACACCAGACCCACCCCTTTAATTACT CACAACACGAAGCATGCAGCCGAACCACTCAGCCGACGCAATGCCAGTCATTACGAGCTGCCCAAACTCAAGATGGCTGCCCCGGGGCCGCAGCGCTCCTTCCCGGGCTCCACGCTGCCCGGCTTCACCCTCAGCCACCGGGGCATTCTGCCGGCCATCGCCGCTAAGAAGTGCCAATCACGCTTGGCCAAG GCCAACCACGAGTCACAGCCGGCTGGCCTGAAGACGGGCTTCATGCCGCCCCTGGACAGGAAACACGGAGGCTACTGA
- the wdr20a gene encoding WD repeat-containing protein 20, with amino-acid sequence MLILKMAAEGGGKEMNEIKTQFTTREGVYKLLTHSEYSRPNRVPFNSQGSNPVKVSFVNVNDQSGNGDRICFNVGRELYFYIYKGVRKAADLSKPIDKRIYKGTQPTCHDFNHLTATAESVSLLVGFSAGQVQLIDPIKKETSKLFNEERLIDKSRVTCVKWVPGSESLFLVSHASGNLYLYNVEHTCGTTAPHYQLLKQGDNYSVHTCKSKSTRNPLLKWTVGEGALNEFAFSPDGKFLACVSQDGFLRVFNFDAVELHGTMKSYFGGLLCVCWSPDGKYIVAGGEDDLVTVWSFLDCRVIARGHGHKSWVSVVAFDHYTTSVEESDPLEFSGSDEDFQEQLANSGRDRANSTQSRLSKRNSTESRPVSVTYRFGSVGQDTQLCLWDLTEDILFPHLPLSRTRTHTNVMNATIPPPCSTILASSTNATNGSTSGAVTPSVNSVSPTLPRSNSLPHSATPSATATTAPTTTTTNNTNKLSGGIMDSAIATGVSKFATLSLHERKERHHDKDHKRNHSMGHISSKSSDKLNVLTKSKADAAKTLGTPLCPRMEDVPLLEPLICKKIAHERLTVLIFLEDCLVTACQEGFICTWARPGKVGLLSSQNQASSPSGTVV; translated from the exons ATGTTAATTTTAAAGATGGCGGCGGAGGGAGGAGGGAAGGAGATGAACGAAATCAAAACTCAGTTCACCACCCGAGAAGGCGTCTACAAACTCCTCACACACTCCGAATACAGCCGTCCCAACAGAGTGCCTTTTAACTCGCAGGGCTCCAACCCGGTCAAGGTCTCCTTCGTCAACGTCAACGACCAGTCGGGCAACGGCGACAGGATCTGTTTCAATGTGGGCCGTGAGCTCTACTTCTACATCTACAAAGGCGTCCGAAAG GCCGCTGACCTGAGCAAGCCCATAGACAAGCGCATCTACAAGGGGACACAGCCCACCTGCCATGACTTCAACCACCTCACCGCCACGGCCGAGAGCGTGTCGCTGCTGGTGGGCTTCTCCGCCGGCCAAGTGCAGCTCATCGACCCCATCAAGAAGGAGACGAGCAAGCTCTTCAATGAGGAG AGACTAATAGACAAGTCCAGGGTGACGTGTGTGAAGTGGGTTCCCGGCTCCGAGAGCCTCTTCCTGGTGTCGCACGCCAGCGGCAACCTGTACCTCTACAACGTGGAGCACACGTGCGGCACGACGGCGCCGCACTACCAACTCCTCAAGCAGGGCGACAACTACTCGGTGCACACCTGCAAGAGCAAATCCACGCGGAACCCCTTGCTCAAATGGACGGTGGGCGAGGGCGCCCTCAACGAGTTTGCCTTCTCGCCGGACGGCAAGTTCCTGGCGTGCGTGAGCCAGGACGGCTTCCTGCGCGTGTTCAACTTTGACGCGGTGGAGCTGCACGGCACCATGAAGAGCTACTTCGGCGGCCTGCTGTGCGTGTGCTGGAGCCCCGACGGCAAGTACATCGTGGCGGGCGGCGAGGACGACCTGGTCACCGTGTGGTCCTTCCTGGACTGCCGGGTGATCGCCCGCGGCCACGGCCACAAGTCGTGGGTGAGCGTGGTGGCCTTCGACCACTACACCACCAGCGTGGAGGAGAGCGACCCGCTGGAGTTCAGCGGCAGCGACGAGGACTTCCAGGAGCAGCTGGCCAACTCGGGGCGGGACCGCGCCAACAGCACGCAGTCGCGCCTCTCCAAGCGCAACTCCACCGAGAGCCGGCCCGTCAGCGTCACGTACCGCTTCGGCTCGGTGGGCCAGGACACTCAACTGTGCCTGTGGGACCTCACCGAGGACATCCTGTTCCCGCACTTGCCGCTTTCGCGGACTCGGACGCACACCAACGTGATGAACGCCACCATCCCGCCGCCGTGCTCCACCATACTCGCGTCCAGCACCAACGCCACCAACGGAAGCACCAGCGGCGCCGTCACTCCCAGCGTGAACTCCGTCTCCCCTACGCTACCGCGTTCCAACAGCCTGCCCCATTCCGCCACTCCCAGCGCCACCGCAACGACcgctcccaccaccaccaccacgaaCAACACTAACAAGCTAAGCGGCGGCATCATGGACAGCGCCATCGCCACGGGCGTCAGCAAGTTCGCCACGCTGTCGCTGCACGAGCGCAAGGAGCGCCACCACGACAAGGACCACAAGCGCAACCACAGCATGGGCCACATCAGCAGCAAGAGCAGCGACAAGCTCAACGTGCTGACCAAGAGCAAAGCGGACGCCGCCAAGACGCTGGGCACGCCGCTGTGCCCGCGCATGGAGGACGTGCCGCTGCTCGAGCCGCTCATTTGTAAAAAGATAGCGCACGAGAGGCTGACTGTGCTTATATTTTTAGAGGACTGCTTAGTGACTGCTTGTCAGGAGGGATTTATTTGCACGTGGGCCAGGCCGGGCAAAGTG GGTTTATTGTCCTCCCAAAACCAAGCCAGCTCTCCCAGTGGAACAGTAGTATAG
- the LOC144044819 gene encoding uncharacterized protein LOC144044819 isoform X1, whose protein sequence is MFYRRRRPPLIPDINDSGQTSNMEQLAFKYKEMCKVETSTDSDSEISPRWSDTSTMECVSSAPESGSLRRTLPLVHKTAGTLFLDPYDGSSEDSDETNMDPSWRTRQQGKGGRGRFSRRTRQFILHPPPSTGFRSLEKPTETASEQERHLLDVHMKCVDDSEVWLCELTGSQAAAAAAASMEVRCRLHRDAQMPESSLERTTNPCNLRVVVKRKMAVTGGDGFEQRKKQCVGHMGEEEDGGGESASDAC, encoded by the exons ATGTTTTACAGGCGAAGACGACCACCTTTAATTCCAG ACATCAATGACAGTGGGCAAACAAGCAACATGGAGCAGCTCGCCTTCAAATACAAG gagATGTGTAAAGTGGAAACCAGCACTGATTCAGACTCTGAAATTAGTCCAAGATGGTCAGATACCAGCACTATG GAATGTGTGAGCAGTGCGCCGGAGAGTGGCAGCTTAAGACGGACGTTACCACTAGTGCACAAAACTGCGGGAACTTTG TTTTTGGACCCGTATGATGGAAGCTCGGAGGATTCTGACGAGACCAACATGGATCCCAGCTGGCGAACCAGGCAGCAGGGAAAAGGAGGACGAGGTCGCTTCTCACGTCGGACCCGGCAATTTATCCTTCACCCTCCTCCGTCCACTGGCTTTCGGTCACTGGAAAAACCAACAGAAACGGCGAGCGAGCAGGAGCGCCATCTTCTGGACGTGCATATGAAGTGTGTGGACGACTCCGAGGTTTGGCTGTGCGAGCTGACCGGCAGccaagcggcggcggcggcggcggcgagcatGGAAGTGCGCTGCCGACTCCACCGTGATGCCCAGATGCCCGAGAGTTCCTTGGAGAGAACGACGAACCCGTGTAATCTCCGTGTGGTGGTTAAGAGGAAGATGGCTGTGACCGGAGGAGACGGGTTCGAGCAAAGAAAGAAGCAGTGCGTGGGCCACATGGGGGAGGAAGAAGACGGAGGAGGAGAATCTGCATCTGATGCATGCTAG
- the LOC144044819 gene encoding uncharacterized protein LOC144044819 isoform X2 translates to MFYRRRRPPLIPDINDSGQTSNMEQLAFKYKECVSSAPESGSLRRTLPLVHKTAGTLFLDPYDGSSEDSDETNMDPSWRTRQQGKGGRGRFSRRTRQFILHPPPSTGFRSLEKPTETASEQERHLLDVHMKCVDDSEVWLCELTGSQAAAAAAASMEVRCRLHRDAQMPESSLERTTNPCNLRVVVKRKMAVTGGDGFEQRKKQCVGHMGEEEDGGGESASDAC, encoded by the exons ATGTTTTACAGGCGAAGACGACCACCTTTAATTCCAG ACATCAATGACAGTGGGCAAACAAGCAACATGGAGCAGCTCGCCTTCAAATACAAG GAATGTGTGAGCAGTGCGCCGGAGAGTGGCAGCTTAAGACGGACGTTACCACTAGTGCACAAAACTGCGGGAACTTTG TTTTTGGACCCGTATGATGGAAGCTCGGAGGATTCTGACGAGACCAACATGGATCCCAGCTGGCGAACCAGGCAGCAGGGAAAAGGAGGACGAGGTCGCTTCTCACGTCGGACCCGGCAATTTATCCTTCACCCTCCTCCGTCCACTGGCTTTCGGTCACTGGAAAAACCAACAGAAACGGCGAGCGAGCAGGAGCGCCATCTTCTGGACGTGCATATGAAGTGTGTGGACGACTCCGAGGTTTGGCTGTGCGAGCTGACCGGCAGccaagcggcggcggcggcggcggcgagcatGGAAGTGCGCTGCCGACTCCACCGTGATGCCCAGATGCCCGAGAGTTCCTTGGAGAGAACGACGAACCCGTGTAATCTCCGTGTGGTGGTTAAGAGGAAGATGGCTGTGACCGGAGGAGACGGGTTCGAGCAAAGAAAGAAGCAGTGCGTGGGCCACATGGGGGAGGAAGAAGACGGAGGAGGAGAATCTGCATCTGATGCATGCTAG